ATGGCTTATGAATTGACAAAAAGTAAGTCTGTATTTATAATTTATGCCTTTGCTTTTGCTATTGGATTTTCTACAACTATGGCAGAACCTGCACTTATGGCGATTGCAAAAAAAGCAAAAGAGATTAGTGATGGTAGAATAAATGATTTTGCACTAAGATTGTTTGTTGCCCTTGGAGTTGCAATTGGTATTGCTCTTGGAGCCTTTAGAATAGTTGATGGTGGGCATATACATTATTATATTATTGTGGGATATATTCTTGTTATAATATTAACTTTTATAGCTCCAAAATATATTATTCCTATAGCTTATGATAGTGGTGGGGTTACAACTTCAACAGTAACTGTTCCACTAGTTGCAGCATTGGGAATTGGATTAGCAACAAATATTCCCGGAAGAAGTCCACTTATTGATGGATTTGGTCTTATAGCTTTTGCTTCATTATTTCCAATGATTACAGTTATGCTTTATGGGATATTAACTGAAAAACTTGGGGTTAAATCAGATACTCAAATTGAAGCTGAAAATATCTTACGGGATAATTTAGTTGATGCTGAAAATATGGATTTAGCAACTGTAAATATTGATGGAAGTAATAGAAGACACTCTTTACCTATGGATTTTTATGCTGTTGCAATAATAGTGCCAAAAGATAAAAAAATAGATGCAATTCAAGCAGCTAGTAAAGCTGGAGCAAATGGAGTTACAGTACTAAGAGCAGATGGAATGGGACTTGGTAAAATGCACAATTTTTATAGAACTTCTTTTGAAGCAAATGATTCTTTACTTCTATTTTTATTGCCAAAAGCTAGGGTAAATCCTGTAATAAAATCAATTATTCATTCCCTTCATATAACAACAGAAGGAAAAGGTATTGCTTTTGCTTTTCCTTTAACTCATATGAAAGGTATTAGTTTAAGTAGGCATGATATTTTCCAAAATAGAAAAGATAGAAAAGATGAAAATGAAGAAGAAAATACAGAAAATAATGAAGAAGAATTAACAAAAGAAAATGAAAGCAATAAGTAATTTAGAACAGATAAAAGAAATAATAGCTTCGAGGGAAGCTTTGATTATATATTTCTCTTCTAAAAGTTGTTCCGTATGTAAAGTACTAAAACCAAAGATAGAAAAAGAAGTTTCAAGTTATTTCGATAAAATTAGTTTTTTTGAAATAAAAATTGAGGAGAGTTTAGAAATAAGTTCTTATTTTACAGTTTTTCAAGCTCCCACAATCTTATTTTATCTTGATGGAAAAGAATTTTTAAAAGAAGGAAAAAATATAAGTATAAGTGCTTTTATAAATGCAATAAAAAGACCTTATGAGATGTTTTATGGAGAATAAATGAAAATTACTATTATTACATTTTTTGTAGTTTTGCTTTTAATGCAAGCAATACAAATAGACAAAATAAACCCTGTTACTGATAAATCTCTGGAAATTCAAGCACCAAAAGAGGTTAAAGTTTTACTTAAAAATGCTTGTTATGATTGCCATTCAAATGAGACTGTATGGCCTTGGTATAGCTCAATTGCTCCTGGGTCTTGGTTAATAGAAGGGCATGTGGTTGATGGAAGGAAAGCATTAGATTTTACAAAATGGAACTCTTATTCACAAGAAAAAAAAGAGAAAAAACTTAAAAGAATATATAGAACTGTATATGCTGCTATGCCACTAGCTAGTTATATGTGGATACATAAAGAAGCTAATTTGACAAAAGAACAAAGAGAATTAATAAGAGAATGGACAGGAGTTAGAAGATAGTGGTAAATGCTGAGCTAAATGAACTTTTACAAGACAAAAAAGAACTTTTAACAGTAACATATTTTAAGCTTCAAAAAAAGTTTGAAGAAAAATATGGAGTAAATACTGTAGTTCTTATGGAAATAGGGACATTTTTTGAAGTTTATGAAGTAAATAATGAAGAAGAACAAATAGGTAAAGCAAAAGAGATTGCTGAGCTTTTAAATATACAATTAACAAGAAAAAACAAAGCTATTTTAGAAAACTCAAAAGAGAATCCAATTATGGCAGGTGTTCCTGCAATATCACTAGAAAAACATCTTGCTAGAATAATTGGTGAACAAAAATACACAGTTGTATTAATAAGACAAAAAGGTCTTCCTCCTAAAGTTAGTAGATATATTGATACAGTTGTAAGTCCTGGGACAAACTTTGATTTTGTAATTGACCAAGATGAAAATAATATTACTTCACTTACAATAGATTGTAATAAGGGAATCTTTTCTGTTGGTTATAGTGCCATTGATGTTACAACTGGAAAATGTTATTACAATGAAGTTCATGGAACAAGCGAAGATAAAAATTTTGCCCTTGATGAGTGCTTCAATTATATGAATATGCATAAAACAAATGAGGTAGTTATCTCCTTTTGTGATAAAGCAATAAATCAAAAAGAGATAATAGAATATCTTGAATTATCTCACAAAACTTTTCATATAAGTTCATTTAGACCAAAAATTGTTTATCAAAATGAGTTATTTAAAAATGTATTCAATATAGAATCGCTTCTAACTTCAATAGAACATCTTGATATGGAAAGAGTTCCCTTAGCTACTGAATCATTAGCAGTGTTGATTGATTTTGTAATTGGACATGATGCAAAGATTATTCAAAAACTATCTTTTCCTCAAAGGCTAGATATTAGCAGATATATTTATCTTGGAAACAATGCCCTAGAGCAATTAAATATAATAGAGACTTCACATAATCCATCTTTGATAAAAATCATAAATAATACTTCAACTGCTATGGGGAAAAGACTTTTAAAAGAGAGACTTACACATCCAGTAAAAGATGAAAAAGAGTTACTAAGAAGATATGCCTTATCAAAAGAGTTATATGATTATCATACTCCAATTGAGAGTGAATTAGCAAATATTTATGATATAGAAAGATTAACTAGAAGAATTAAACTATCACGTCTTCATCCCTTTGAATTAAACTACTTATATGACTCGCTTATTAGTATAAAAGAAGTAGTTGCTTTCATGGAAAACTATAAATTCTTTACAGCACCTTGTACTTCTGCTGAGTTACAAATGTTCATTGACTCTATTGATTCAACCTTTGATTTATCAATTAGTGGCAAGTATATGCTAAAAGATGTTGAAGCAAATATGATTTGTGAGGGAATCAATACAAAAATTGATGAACTTACAAATGAAAATAAAAAACTAATAGAGAAATTAGAGATATTGAGACTTCATATTTTGGGATTTTTAAAATCAAATGATCAAAACTTTGTTAGTATTCAAAGACTTGATAAGGAAGGATTTTATTTAGGGCTTACAAAAAGTAGATTTAATCTTATGAGAGAAGATCTTTTAAATTCACATTTAATAATTGATGATGAATTACTTTTATTTAAAGATTTTAAAATAAAAGTTCAAACAAATTCTGTAAAAATAACTTGTAAACTGACAGAAGATATCTCAGATAAATACGTACATAATTTACGAAAAATTATTGAGTTAAATAAACTTGTTTTTAAAGAAAAACTTGTGGAATTTGAGAAAAAATTTGCTATTTTACTTGAAGAGTTAGTTCAATTTATTGCTGAAATTGATTTAACAGTTTCAAATATAAAAACAGCTAAAAAACATAACTACTCACCTCCTAAAATAGTAAAAACAAAAGATAATGAGAGTTTTATTGAACTTATAGATTTAAGACATCCTATAATTGAACATGGAGAAGAACAGGGAATTTATGTACCTAATGATGTTATTTTAGGAGAACTTAGTCTTGCAAGTGATGAATACAAAAATAATGTAATCATCAAAAACTCAAATCCAATAAATATGTTTAATAATAAAATGCATGGTGTTTTACTTTATGGAATAAATTCAAGTGGAAAATCTTCTCTTATGAAATCAATAGGGATTGCAGTAATTTTGGCACAAGCTGGATTTTATGTACCGTGTAAATCTATGAGATTTTCTATTTTTGATGCAGTATTTACAAGAATTTCAGGAGCTGATAATATTGCAAAAGGATTATCTTCTTTTGCAGTTGAGATGTTAGAACTTAAAAATATATTCAATAGGGCTACAAAGAATTCACTTGTACTTGGTGATGAGATAAGTCATAGTACTGAAACTATGAGTGGAGTTAGTATTGTGGCAAGTGCCATATTAAAATTAGCAAAATTAGAATCGATTTTTATGTTTGCTACACACTTACATCAACTGCCTGAACTTCCAGAAATAGAAAAACTAAAAAATATAATATGTTTACACTTATCTGTTATGTATGAAGATAGTGAAGACAAGCTTATATTTGATAGAAAACTTCAATATGGAAGTGGAAGTAGTATGTATGGTTTAGAGTATGCAAAATCACTTCATATGGATAAAGAGTTTCTTAGAATGGCAAATGATATAAGAAAAAAACTAACCGATGATTATGAACCAATTGAAAGAATCTCACAAAGAAAAACTTCAAAATACAATAAAGACCTTATTGTTTCTACTTGTGTAATATGTGGAAGAAGTGTTGATGATGTTCACCATATAAAAGAACAAGCAAGAGCAAATAAAGATGGCTTTATAGGTCATGTAAATGCAAATCATAAATATAATTTAATTCCTCTATGTAAAGAACATCATAAAATGGTACATGAGGGTAAAATAAATGTAAATGGGTTTATAGCTACTTCAAAAGGTTTGGAATTGCATTATACGATGTTGGATGAAGAAAAATAAAGGAAAATTTATGATAGAAAATATAAAGCCTACAAATACTTTTGAATTTGATGGGAGGAGTGTTCTTTATGGTAAATTTGGAAAAGGACCAGCTTTAGTAATAGTACATGGAACTCCTTGGTCATCTTTTAATTTGCGTCATTTAATAAAGAAATTATCTCAAGAATATACTGTATATTATTATGATTTATTAGGATATGGTTGTTCAAGTAAAGCTTTAGGAGATGTCTCTTTAGGTATGCAAAACAGATTATTAAAGGCTTTACTTGAATATTGGAATTTGGATAATCCTTTTGTTATTGGACATGATTTTGGTGGAGCAATAGTATTAAGAACTCATTTATTAAATAACCAAGATTTTAAGAAAATAGTTTTAATTGACCCCGTTGCGGTATCTCCTTGGGGTTCACCATTTTTTAAACATGTAAATAAATTTGAAGAAGCTTTTGCAGGGGTTCCTGATTATATTCATGAGTCAATTATTCAAGCGTATGTTAAAACAGCAATATACAAACCACTTGAAGAAGAAGTATTAAATAAGACTTTATCTTTTTGGACAAAAGATGGAGGTAAAGAAGCCTTTTATAGACAAATAGCACAAGCTGATTCAAAATATACAGATGAAGTTCAATCACTTTATCATACAATCAAAGTGCCAGTAGAAATTATATGGGGAAAAGAAGATTCATGGATTCCTTTAGAAAAAGGAAAAGAACTTCATAAAATGATTCCAAATTCAGTTTTTCATATAATAGATGATGCAGGGCATCTTATAATAGAAGAAAAACCTGATGAGCTAATCGAGAAAATATTACCATTTTTACAAAAGTAATAACATAGACTCTTAAGTCTATGTTATTTGATTATAAATTTATTATTCACTTAACTCATGAGTTAAGTCAGCTTCTGCAGCTTCAAGCATAGCAAACTCTTCTTCAGCCGTTTTTGCAACTAAATGATTTTTACTATAGAAGAAGTAATATAAAGCACCAATTGCATATAAAACAAGAGTATAATTAAACGCTCTTGGGTCAAAAGCATAAACACCTGTTAGTGCAACGATAGATAATACAAAAGCAATACCAGAAGTTAAAACTCCACCTGGAGTTTTATAAGGTCTTGGCATATCTGGATTTTTAACTCTTAATAAGATATGACTAAATGCCATTAGCGCGTATGATATAGTTGCACCTACAACTGCCATAGCTAACATTAAATCACCTTCACCAGTTAGTGAAGCTAAGAATCCTAAAACACCTGGAACAATTAAAGCCCAAGTAGGAGTTTTCTTTTTACTTGTTAAAGATAAAAATTGTGGTAAATAACCAGCTCTTGATAGGGCAAATACTAATCTACTATAACCATATATGATAGAGAAAAATGAAGCAATTAAACCAGCTAAACCTAATACATTAACAATAGTTGCTAAAGTAGTATTTCCATTTACATTTAAAGCATCTACTAAAGGAACAGCACTTTTACCCATTGCATCAGCACCTGCAACACCTGCAAGTAAAAATACAACTAAAACTGCAGAGATAAGTAGGAAAATCATAGCTGCAATAATACCTTTTGGTACATCTTTTTCAGGATTTTTTGCTTCTTCAGCAGCTAATGGTACACCTTCAACTGCTAGAAATAACCACATACCAAAAGGTAAAGCAGCCCAAACACCATGCCAACCAAATGGTAAAAAGCTAGTAGCTCCAGCAACATCAGCAGAAGCTTTAATATCAAATAGATTTGACATATCAAAATTACCAATTAGAGCAAGAGCAGTAGCAATAATAGCAAATACAGCTAAAGCACTAATTACCATCATAGTTTTTAAAGCTTCCCCAGCACCAAATAAGTGAATAGCAATAAATACTGCATAAAATAGTGCATAAACTAATGGACCATTAATACCGAGTAAAGCCTCAACGGCAGAACCAATAAAAATAACAATAGCAGCAGGTGCAATAGCATACTCTATTAATATAGCAAGTCCAGTTAAATATCCACCAGCTGGTCCCATAACTTGTCTTGCAAAGCTATATCCACCACCAGCAGCTGGTATTGCAGCTGACATTTCAGCTAATGCTAAAACTAAACAAAAATACATTACAGCCATTAAAGCAGCAGCAATGGCAAATCCACCCCAACCAGCTTCTGCAATACCAAAGTTCCATCCAGCAAAATCACCTGAAATAACATATGAAATACCAAGTCCAGCAAGTAACATCCAACCAGCTGTTCCCCTTTTTAACTGTCTTTTTGCAAGATAGTCTTGATCAATTTTAGTTTTTCCCATTTCCCATATCCTTTAGTTTAGAAGAAAATTTTCTTCACTGTTAGTTAGTTCGATTTCATCATTTGTTGTTCTATCTTTTAAATTCACACCCGATAATTCTAATCTTCGAGATTCTTTTAATAAATAAATTGTTTTTTTTACAGCCTCGGCATAAGATAATCCATCTAATCGAACATTTGAGATACAATTTCTATTTGCATCTGTAAGGCCAACCTGTGCGTCCCAGGTAAGATATAAACCAAGACTATCAGGGGAGCTTAACCCTGGTCTTTCTCCAATTAATACTAAAGTTGCTTTTGCATTTAATAACATACCAACTTCATCGCCAATAGCCACTCTTCCCTGTTGAACAATTGTGAAAGGTGCTATGCTCCATTCTTGTTTATCTTGTGATAGTGCTTGACATAATTTATCTATAAAATTAATGGCATTTTCTTTTATTGCTAAAGATGAAAGCCCATCTACAATTACAATTGCTAAATCATAAGGCCTAGATTCAACTGAAACTGTATCTTTTAGTATATTGTGTGATTTTTGATTTAGTTTTCTTCCTAAATCAGGTCTTTGTAGATATTCAATTCTATCTTTTGCTTCAGAGTGTAGAAGAATACTTTTATGTCCTTTTTGCAGAAGCTCTTTGTTAGTTCTATTTGAAGTTACAATATTTACATTAAATGAGGTATTATCTATTTGTTCAAAGATATAATCCACATCTAGTGGTAAATGAACAGCATCTTGTGCTTGAGCGTGAGCTAATTGAAAATCTAGTAAGTGAGAAGTTGGAAGACTAATTCCACTTCTTCCAAGTCCAATTCTTGCATCTGTATACTCTCTTAAAACTGACCATGGATTTTTTATAACATCTGAATGTTTACTTGTATTATCAATATGTTTATTTCCCATTTTAAGCTCCAATTACTTTTTTAAGTGATTTTGAAAAGCCAGAAGGGATATCATTATTTAAAGAGAATGTATCTGTATTTGTAAATATTTCCATCTTTTTTAACCAAGCTTCAAATTCAGGAGCAGGGTGTAAGTCTAAAACTCTTCTAGCATAAAGAGCATCATGGAAAGAGGTTGTTTGATAATTAAGCATAATATCATCAGAACCTGGAATCCCCATAATAAAATTACATCCAGCAACTCCAAGTAGAGTTAATAAATTATCCATATCATTTTGATCTGCATCTGCATGGTTTGTATAACAAATATCACAACCCATTGGTAGTCCTAATAGTTTCCCGCAAAAATGATCTTCTAATCCAGCTCTTGTAATCTCTTTTCCATCAAATAAATATTCAGGTCCTATAAAACCAACAACAGTATTTACTAATAATGGATCAAACTTTTTAGCAACAGCATAAGCTCTTGCTTCACAAGTTTGTTGATCAACTCCAAAGTTTGCATTTGCTGATAAGGAACTTCCTTGACCTGTCTCAAAATACATAACATTATTTCCAACGGTTCCTCTATTTAAAGAGAGTGCTGCTTCTCTTGCTTCTTTTAAAATAGATAAATTAACCCCAAAGCTTGTATTTGTAGCTTCCGTTCCTCCAATAGATTGGAAAACCAAATCAACGGGTGCTTTTTTTTCAATAGCTTCAATAGTATTTGTAACATGGGTTAAAACGCATGATTGTGTGGGGATTTCATATTTTGTAATTATTTCATCCATTATTTTTAGAAGTTTTATAGTCTGTTCAACATTATCAGTAGCTGGATTGATACCAATTACTGCATCTCCATTTCCATATAATAATCCATCTAAAATACTTGCTGTTATTCCTCTAACATCATCTGTTGGATGATTTGGTTGTAATCTTGTTGAAAGATGGTTTTTTAATCCTATTGTATCTCTAAAGGCAGTTGTAATAGGGCATTTTTTTGCTACTAAGATTAAATCTTGATTTCTCATGATTTTACTAACAGCTGCTACCATTTCAGGTGTCATACCAGCTCTTGCTTGTTTTATTAATTCAGGTGTTGTAGTATCGCTTAAGAGCCAATCTCTAAAATCCCCAACTGTTAGATGTGAAATGATTTTAAATGCTTCACTATCATGCTCATCTATAATAAGTCTGGTGATTTCATCTTTTTCATATGAGATAAGATGTTCTTCTAAAAAAGTTTTTAGTGGGACTTCTGCTAAGCGCATTTGAGCTATAACTCTTTCTTGGGATGAACTTGCAGCAACTCCTGCTAAAACATCTCCAGATCTTTTTGGGGTGGCTTTTGCCATTAAATCAGCTAAGTTTTTAAAGGTATAAGTCTTTTGTCCAAGTGTATATTTATAAGTGTTCTTCATATTTAATCCTAATGTAAAAGATCAAAGAATTTTGATTATCAATTTCTTTAGAATAATTTTACATTAAAATTGTAGCTTGAATATAGGTATAAAGATATTTATTTTTGTATATAAAATATACAATTTTAATAATATTAAATTAATTAATAATATTTAATATTTTAAAGTATTATTTAATAGTATTAAAGTAAAAAAAGGGATAAAGACAATTTTAATAATTGTCTTTATCTTTATTTATTAGAAGGTCTTTTGTAAATCTTATGACTTTATTTCTACCTGTTTCTTTTGCTTTATATAAACATAAATCAGCAAATTTGATACATTTCCACATTTGGTCAGTATCACTAGGTAAGAAGGCATAACCAATACTTACTGTTTTACTAAATGATTCATTATTAAAAGTATATACTAGTTTTGCAAATTCACTATTTATTCTTGTAGCTAAATCTTTTGCACTCTCTTCAGTTGGGTTTTCCATAATTATTAGGAATTCTTCTCCTCCAAATCTAATAATGAAATCTTTATCAGAAATTTCTGCTTTCATTGTTTTTGAAAGTTTTTGTAAAATAGCATCACCTGCATCATGTCCATAAGTATCATTAACCATTTTAAAATAATCTATATCTAAGAACATAACAGCATAGGATGAGCCAAGAAGTAGTTCTTGAGGCATTCTTTTTTCTATAAAGTCATCTAAATATTTTCTATTATAAAGTCCTGTTAATCCATCAATTAAGTTTCGCTCTCTTAGCACATCCATTAGAATTTTACTTTCTAAAATAGGTTTAGTTTCTTCTAGATATTTTTTGATAATTCCAATTTTATATTTTGTATCTTCTAAATGTTCTTTGCCATCACACATGATATGGACAGTTATGCTTTTATGTTTATTTATAGTAAATGGAATACAAATATAATCTGTACAATTATCACAAGTAGCAATTCTGCATATCTCTGGAAAATTTTCTGATAAAACTACCGTGTCAGTTCTTTCAGCTCTACATTGTTCTTTTATATTTTTAAGTAGACTACAACAAGGCATACTATCTTTTGTTGAAAATATTACTTTTCTCAAATCTCTTTTTAAATCATTTTCATAAATACAAAAATTTTCTATTTTTAGTTTATCTTTAAAGACTTGCACCAGTCTATAATAAATATCATCTTTAGTTAAATCAGTTTCTATAGTTTTTTTATAGTTATATATTTCTGTAATATCTTCTATTATTTTTTTTGCAGTTAAAAGTTTATCACTATTTGTACTTGATGCTCTATTATGAACAAATGCTGTTAAGTTTTTCTCAATTCCTGTTAACACAGTTTCTAGTTTTTCAATGATTTCATTTAACCATTGGAAAGCTTCTTTATCTTCTTTTAATACACCTTCTTTTGCTCTAACTGAATAGTCACCTTCATGTACTTTTTTTAACACTTCTGTAATTGAATCAAAAGATGAAGTATAAGGTTTGATTTTTCTACTTATATAAATAAGTATAAGTATTAAAAATACTGTAATAATTGCAATTATATTTAATAATACAGTTATGCTTGAAATTCTATCATCTTGAATATCAAACTCTAAAGAAATGGCACCTAAAACTTCTCCTTCTTTTGCAGTATGACAGCTTAGACAGTTTGGTTTATCATGTGATGAAGCAGTATATGGAATAGTAATTCTTAATGTGGCACTTTCTAAAGATTCATTAGGAAGAAGAATTTCTTTTCCTGTTTGTAAAACCTTTTCATCAATTTCATCCCTTGGCTTTTCATTTCTATTGGTTGATTTTCCAAATTGTTGTGAAACAGTTTCACCTCTTATTATCCATAAATCTTTAATCTCTTTTATTTGACTAATACTAGTCAAAAAAGTCTCTCTTTTATCCATCGTTCCATTAATCATGTGGGAAGTTAATGTTTCTTTAACAATATCTGCAGCTAAATAGGCTCTTTTTTTAGCTCCATTATAACCACTCTCTCTTGAACCAATTGCAACAAGTGCTACTATAACAATGGTTAATAGGGTAACCATTGAAAAAATTATTATTGTTATTTTTTTATTTGAATCCATTTTATAACCTAAAAAATAGTTTAAATAATATTATCATAATTATATTTTAATTTTAATATAACTATTTACAATTTTGTGAGAATTTATTATTTTATGTAGATTTAATATAAATTATTTATAATTAAGATAGAACAAAGAAGTAGTTTTAAGTATATTCTTAATATAATTTGTTTTTAGTTAAAGGAAATTAATGAATCTAAGAGTTTTGGTTGTTGATGATAGTTCAACTATGAGAAGAATCATTGTTAATGTTTTAACGCAATTAGGTATATCTACTGATTATATTCATGAGGCAGAAGATGGATTAGTTGCCCTAGGAAAGGTAAAAACAAATAGCTATGATGTAATTTTAACAGATTGGAATATGCCAAGAATGAATGGACTACAGTTTGTTCAAAATGTTAGAAAATTACCTAAATATGTGCATACACCAATTTTAATGATAACAACTGAAGGTGGAAAATCAGAAGTTATAGAAGCTTTAAAAAGTGGAGTTAATAACTATATTGTAAAACCATTTAATGCAGATATCCTAAAATCAAAATTAGAACCTATATTAAATAAAAATAAGAAATAAAAATTATAATTTTAAAGTAAATCAATCTTCTTGAACTTCAGGAAGTTTTTTTGCTAAATATATCGCAAGTACTCCTATTAGAGATAAAAATAAAATAATCCCACCAACTCCAATTGAAGAGCTAAGAGTTCCAATTGAACCACTTAAAAGTAAAATTACTCCAATTAGAGTATTACTAACAGCAACATAATCTGTTCTTTTATTTCCCTCTGCTAAGTCAACGATATATGTTTTTCTACCAATTCTTATACCTTGATAGCCAATACTTAAAATAAAATAGATAATAGGCATAATCCATATGAAAGAGAAAAGTTGTGAATAAAAATAATAAATAAAAGATACAACAAAACCTACGCTCGTGGCAATAGTTGCTCCTACAATCATAACTCTTTTACTAGATATATCTGAAAATTTACCCCAAAAATTTGCAGATAATAAATCTGCAAGCCCACTTGAAAGAATAAAAAGACCTAATAAATAAGTATCATCATTAGAGTGTTCTTTAGCTATGATTACAAAAAAAGGCGCACTTAAAACTGAACATAAAAATAGTGCTCTTGTTATAACAAAAAGTCTAAAGGGCTTATCAGTTTTTAAAATTGAAAGTTTTTTAATAGCAACAGTAAAGGCATTTCCTCCACCATGTGTTTCTCCTGGAAACTCGTTTATTCGTGAATATATAATTGATGCTAAAATCCAAAATATTCCAGCAATGAAAAGTAGTACTCCAAAATTTTGAGAAGAAAAAGGTTTTTCTCCATTTAATAAAAAATAAACTCCAAGTGCAACAACAAGAACACCTGCAAGCATTGCAGAAAGTCCATTTAGTGCACCTCTTCTTGTTTTCGGAATCGTTTTACCAAGTACATCTTTTGCTGCAACTGAACACAAGCCTCTTGCTAAACTCATAAGAATAAGTAATACTATAATTGCTAAACCAGCATTTAATCCTTCTAAATTCCAAGCCACAAGACCAATTGCAAAGATGCACAAGGCTTGTAAAATTGAGCCAATTACCCAAGTCCATTTTCTAATAGGAAGTTTTCTAACATATGCTGCTATAAAAAGTTGAGGAAGAAGTGAGCCTGATTCTCTAATTGGAACTAAAAAACTAATCAAAAATACAGGAACATTTAAGCTATGCATTATCCAGGGTAAAATTATTTTTGTATTAGAAATTGCATCTGCGAGTTTAGTAAAGAAGTAACTAATAAGAGTTAGAAAGAAATTACCGGGTACCACCTTGCATGCTTTTTCATCTATAGCTTTGCAAACTCTTGCATCTTCTTCATTTACAAGTTTATTGTAAATATTATCAGGATTAAATTTTTTTAAAGGCATATTATAAAGCTTTGAATCCTTCTTCTAAATCAAGTGTACCTTCATAAAAAGCTTTTCCAACTATAACACCAGCAATATTTCCATTTGCCTTACAGTTTGTTATATCATTTATATCTTTTACACCACCACTTGCAATTGTATCTATTCCACTAGCAAGGGCAATTGATTCTGTGAATTCTACATTTACACCACAAAGCATACCATCTTTACTTATATCTGTACAAATAATAGCTTGAACACCTGCATTTGCAAACTCACGAGCTAAAGTTGTAGCTTCCATTGTAGATACTTCTGCCCAACCTTCAACTGCTACCATTCCATTCATTGCATCAATTCCTACAGCAATTGGATAACGAGCAGCCATATCTTTTACAAATTGTGGGTCTTTTACTGCAATTGAACCTAAGATTAATCTATCAACTCCTAGTTCAATATACATTTTGATAGTCTCTTCATCACGAATTCCACCACCAAGTTCGATTTTAAGATTACAGTTTTCTCTTATTTTTCTGA
This portion of the Arcobacter nitrofigilis DSM 7299 genome encodes:
- a CDS encoding alpha/beta fold hydrolase; translation: MIENIKPTNTFEFDGRSVLYGKFGKGPALVIVHGTPWSSFNLRHLIKKLSQEYTVYYYDLLGYGCSSKALGDVSLGMQNRLLKALLEYWNLDNPFVIGHDFGGAIVLRTHLLNNQDFKKIVLIDPVAVSPWGSPFFKHVNKFEEAFAGVPDYIHESIIQAYVKTAIYKPLEEEVLNKTLSFWTKDGGKEAFYRQIAQADSKYTDEVQSLYHTIKVPVEIIWGKEDSWIPLEKGKELHKMIPNSVFHIIDDAGHLIIEEKPDELIEKILPFLQK
- the eat gene encoding ethanolamine permease; amino-acid sequence: MGKTKIDQDYLAKRQLKRGTAGWMLLAGLGISYVISGDFAGWNFGIAEAGWGGFAIAAALMAVMYFCLVLALAEMSAAIPAAGGGYSFARQVMGPAGGYLTGLAILIEYAIAPAAIVIFIGSAVEALLGINGPLVYALFYAVFIAIHLFGAGEALKTMMVISALAVFAIIATALALIGNFDMSNLFDIKASADVAGATSFLPFGWHGVWAALPFGMWLFLAVEGVPLAAEEAKNPEKDVPKGIIAAMIFLLISAVLVVFLLAGVAGADAMGKSAVPLVDALNVNGNTTLATIVNVLGLAGLIASFFSIIYGYSRLVFALSRAGYLPQFLSLTSKKKTPTWALIVPGVLGFLASLTGEGDLMLAMAVVGATISYALMAFSHILLRVKNPDMPRPYKTPGGVLTSGIAFVLSIVALTGVYAFDPRAFNYTLVLYAIGALYYFFYSKNHLVAKTAEEEFAMLEAAEADLTHELSE
- the eutC gene encoding ethanolamine ammonia-lyase subunit EutC, with protein sequence MGNKHIDNTSKHSDVIKNPWSVLREYTDARIGLGRSGISLPTSHLLDFQLAHAQAQDAVHLPLDVDYIFEQIDNTSFNVNIVTSNRTNKELLQKGHKSILLHSEAKDRIEYLQRPDLGRKLNQKSHNILKDTVSVESRPYDLAIVIVDGLSSLAIKENAINFIDKLCQALSQDKQEWSIAPFTIVQQGRVAIGDEVGMLLNAKATLVLIGERPGLSSPDSLGLYLTWDAQVGLTDANRNCISNVRLDGLSYAEAVKKTIYLLKESRRLELSGVNLKDRTTNDEIELTNSEENFLLN
- a CDS encoding ethanolamine ammonia-lyase subunit EutB, which gives rise to MKNTYKYTLGQKTYTFKNLADLMAKATPKRSGDVLAGVAASSSQERVIAQMRLAEVPLKTFLEEHLISYEKDEITRLIIDEHDSEAFKIISHLTVGDFRDWLLSDTTTPELIKQARAGMTPEMVAAVSKIMRNQDLILVAKKCPITTAFRDTIGLKNHLSTRLQPNHPTDDVRGITASILDGLLYGNGDAVIGINPATDNVEQTIKLLKIMDEIITKYEIPTQSCVLTHVTNTIEAIEKKAPVDLVFQSIGGTEATNTSFGVNLSILKEAREAALSLNRGTVGNNVMYFETGQGSSLSANANFGVDQQTCEARAYAVAKKFDPLLVNTVVGFIGPEYLFDGKEITRAGLEDHFCGKLLGLPMGCDICYTNHADADQNDMDNLLTLLGVAGCNFIMGIPGSDDIMLNYQTTSFHDALYARRVLDLHPAPEFEAWLKKMEIFTNTDTFSLNNDIPSGFSKSLKKVIGA